In one Shinella zoogloeoides genomic region, the following are encoded:
- the gmk gene encoding guanylate kinase has translation MAEHSKQINIERRGLMLVISSPSGAGKSTIARNLLEADPGLSLSVSVTTRQRRASEIAGRHYHFINQREFELRRDSDSLLEWAEVHGNFYGTPREPVEEAMSAGRDMLFDIDWQGAQQLQEKMPADVVSIFILPPSMTELQSRLHRRAEDTEEVIQTRLANSRAEIEHWREYDYVILNDDLSVAFDAVQSIVKAERLRRDRRHGLFEFVTGLVTEKPVL, from the coding sequence ATGGCCGAGCATTCGAAGCAGATCAACATCGAGCGCCGCGGGCTCATGCTCGTGATCTCCTCTCCGTCCGGCGCCGGCAAGTCGACCATCGCCCGCAATCTGCTGGAGGCCGATCCGGGCCTCAGCCTTTCGGTCAGCGTGACGACGCGCCAGCGCCGCGCCAGCGAGATCGCCGGGCGGCACTACCACTTCATCAATCAGCGCGAATTCGAGCTCCGGCGTGATTCCGATTCCCTGCTCGAATGGGCCGAGGTGCACGGCAATTTCTACGGCACGCCGCGCGAGCCGGTGGAGGAGGCCATGTCCGCCGGCCGCGATATGCTGTTCGACATCGACTGGCAGGGCGCCCAGCAGCTCCAGGAGAAGATGCCGGCCGATGTCGTCTCGATCTTCATCCTGCCGCCGTCGATGACCGAGCTGCAATCGCGCCTGCATCGCCGCGCCGAGGATACCGAGGAGGTCATCCAGACGCGCCTTGCCAATTCCCGGGCCGAGATCGAGCATTGGCGGGAATACGACTACGTCATCCTCAACGATGACCTCTCCGTCGCCTTCGATGCCGTGCAGAGCATCGTCAAGGCCGAGCGCCTGCGCCGCGACCGCCGGCATGGGCTGTTCGAATTCGTGACCGGGCTGGTGACGGAAAAGCCGGTTTTGTGA
- the rsmA gene encoding 16S rRNA (adenine(1518)-N(6)/adenine(1519)-N(6))-dimethyltransferase RsmA, with product MAALDGLPPLRDVIQRHGLDAKKALGQNFLLDLNLTQKIARTAGPIENHTVIEVGPGPGGLTRAILALGAKRVIAIERDARCLPALAEISDHYPGRLTVIEGDALKTDFEALAPGEPVRIIANLPYNVGTQLLVNWLLPKAWPPFWESLTLMFQREVGLRIVAQEDDDHYGRLGVLCGWRTDARMAFDVPPQAFTPPPKVTSSVVHLEPIANPLPCEASALERVTHAAFGQRRKMLRQSVKSLGGEALLAKAEIDPQRRAETLSVEEFVRLANAL from the coding sequence ATGGCGGCGCTCGACGGACTTCCGCCGCTGCGCGACGTCATCCAGCGGCACGGGCTCGACGCGAAGAAGGCGCTCGGCCAGAACTTCCTGCTCGACCTGAACCTCACCCAGAAGATAGCCCGCACCGCCGGCCCCATCGAGAACCATACGGTGATCGAGGTCGGCCCGGGGCCGGGCGGCCTGACGCGCGCCATTCTCGCGCTCGGCGCTAAGCGGGTCATCGCCATCGAGCGCGACGCCCGGTGCCTGCCGGCGCTGGCGGAAATCTCCGATCACTATCCGGGCCGCCTCACGGTGATCGAGGGCGATGCGCTGAAGACCGATTTCGAGGCGCTGGCGCCCGGCGAGCCGGTGCGCATCATCGCCAACCTGCCCTATAATGTCGGCACGCAGCTTCTCGTCAACTGGCTGTTGCCGAAGGCCTGGCCACCCTTCTGGGAATCGCTCACGCTGATGTTCCAGCGCGAGGTTGGCCTGCGCATTGTCGCGCAGGAGGATGACGACCACTATGGCCGGCTCGGCGTGCTCTGCGGCTGGCGCACCGACGCCCGCATGGCCTTCGACGTGCCGCCGCAGGCCTTCACGCCGCCGCCGAAGGTGACGTCCTCCGTCGTGCATCTGGAGCCCATCGCCAACCCGTTGCCCTGCGAGGCAAGCGCGCTGGAACGCGTCACCCACGCTGCCTTCGGCCAGCGCCGCAAGATGCTGCGCCAAAGCGTGAAATCGCTCGGCGGCGAGGCGCTGCTGGCAAAGGCGGAGATCGATCCGCAGCGGCGGGCGGAGACGCTGAGCGTGGAAGAGTTCGTGCGGCTGGCGAACGCGCTCTGA
- a CDS encoding YicC/YloC family endoribonuclease, which translates to MTLQSMTGFARVEGTSGRTRWAWELRSVNGKGLDLRLRLPPGFEALEADVRRVAGEAFARGNLQVGLATSVSEAQVEAVVNQGALAAVLALRDQLAGIVDPAPVKLDTLLSVRGIVDFREAEESETERTARNEDIAAGFAEAVRCLADMRRSEGAALAAVLLGQVARIEALTQTVEADPSRSVAAIAERLSAQVTMLMQGATALDRDRLHQEAALIATKADLREEIDRLKAHVAAARALIAEGGPIGRKLDFLAQEFNRESNTICSKSNAAAVTAAGIELKVVIDQFREQVQNLE; encoded by the coding sequence ATGACATTGCAATCGATGACCGGCTTCGCGCGGGTCGAGGGAACCAGCGGGCGTACGCGCTGGGCATGGGAACTGCGTTCGGTGAACGGCAAGGGGCTCGACCTTCGCCTGCGCCTGCCGCCCGGCTTCGAGGCGCTGGAGGCGGATGTGCGCCGTGTCGCGGGCGAGGCCTTCGCGCGCGGCAATCTCCAGGTCGGGCTTGCCACCAGCGTCAGCGAGGCGCAGGTGGAAGCCGTGGTGAACCAGGGCGCGCTCGCCGCCGTGCTGGCGCTGCGCGACCAGCTTGCCGGTATCGTCGATCCCGCACCGGTGAAGCTCGACACGCTGCTTTCCGTGCGCGGTATCGTCGATTTCCGGGAGGCCGAGGAGAGCGAGACGGAACGCACGGCGCGCAACGAGGACATCGCCGCGGGCTTCGCCGAAGCCGTCCGCTGTCTTGCCGACATGCGGCGCAGCGAGGGCGCGGCGCTCGCCGCGGTCCTGCTCGGTCAGGTCGCACGGATAGAGGCGCTGACGCAGACTGTCGAGGCCGATCCCTCGCGTAGCGTCGCGGCGATTGCCGAGCGCCTTTCCGCGCAGGTGACCATGCTCATGCAGGGCGCCACCGCGCTCGACCGTGACCGGCTGCACCAGGAGGCCGCGCTCATCGCCACCAAGGCGGACCTGCGCGAGGAGATCGACCGGCTGAAGGCGCATGTGGCGGCGGCGCGTGCGCTGATCGCCGAAGGCGGCCCGATCGGCCGCAAGCTCGATTTTCTCGCACAGGAATTTAACCGGGAATCGAATACGATCTGTTCCAAGTCGAACGCCGCTGCTGTAACGGCTGCAGGCATCGAGCTGAAGGTCGTCATCGACCAGTTCAGGGAACAGGTCCAGAATTTGGAGTAG
- a CDS encoding SurA N-terminal domain-containing protein yields MMGRQSVVRSMMMGVALAAAVTIVAPAGSAQAASSVVAIVNNTAITSGDVERRVNFLKLQRTKGNLRSIAREQLIDDTLKREEILRARASVSTTEVDAAYARFAASNKMSPDQLAKILNQAGVGSEHFKQFIALQMSWPRVVNARFGRTNNGKTLVERMQENGGKKPETTEYFLKQVIFVVPEKRRNAILGKRKAEAEASRSKFPGCDQAKAFAATMHDVSIRDLGRVLAPEMPEDWKPLIEKAKGQTTGTRVTERGVEYLAICKQRQVNDDVAAEMVFRAEDLAKAKGNEGDENSKKYIAELRKKATITER; encoded by the coding sequence ATGATGGGCAGACAATCTGTGGTGCGCTCCATGATGATGGGCGTCGCTCTGGCCGCAGCGGTAACGATCGTTGCGCCGGCAGGCAGTGCGCAGGCCGCAAGTTCGGTCGTTGCGATCGTCAACAACACCGCGATCACTTCCGGCGACGTCGAACGCCGCGTCAACTTCCTGAAGCTGCAGCGCACCAAGGGCAATCTGCGCAGCATCGCCCGCGAACAGCTCATCGACGACACGCTGAAGCGCGAGGAAATTCTGCGCGCCCGCGCATCCGTCAGCACCACGGAGGTCGATGCCGCCTATGCGCGCTTTGCGGCCTCCAACAAGATGTCGCCCGACCAGCTCGCCAAGATCCTCAACCAGGCCGGCGTCGGCTCCGAACACTTCAAGCAGTTCATCGCGCTGCAGATGAGCTGGCCGCGCGTCGTCAACGCCCGCTTCGGCCGCACGAACAACGGCAAGACGCTTGTCGAGCGCATGCAGGAGAACGGCGGCAAGAAGCCGGAAACGACGGAATACTTCCTCAAGCAGGTCATCTTCGTCGTGCCGGAAAAGCGCCGCAACGCCATCCTCGGCAAGCGCAAGGCGGAGGCGGAAGCCTCCCGCTCGAAATTCCCCGGCTGCGACCAGGCCAAGGCCTTTGCCGCGACGATGCACGACGTCTCGATCCGCGATCTCGGCCGCGTGCTGGCGCCGGAAATGCCCGAGGACTGGAAGCCGCTGATCGAGAAGGCCAAGGGCCAGACGACGGGCACGCGCGTCACCGAGCGCGGCGTCGAATATCTGGCGATCTGCAAGCAGCGCCAGGTGAACGACGACGTTGCCGCCGAAATGGTCTTCCGCGCCGAGGACCTCGCCAAGGCGAAGGGCAACGAAGGCGACGAGAACAGCAAGAAGTACATCGCCGAACTGCGCAAGAAGGCGACGATCACCGAACGCTGA
- a CDS encoding acyl carrier protein, with translation MSDIAERVKKIVIDHLGVDAEKVSEGASFIDDLGADSLDTVELVMAFEEEFGVEIPDDAADSILTVGDAVKFIEKAQA, from the coding sequence ATGAGCGATATCGCAGAACGCGTAAAGAAAATTGTCATTGATCATCTGGGCGTCGATGCCGAAAAGGTCAGCGAAGGCGCAAGCTTCATCGATGATCTTGGCGCGGACTCGCTCGACACCGTCGAACTGGTCATGGCGTTCGAAGAAGAATTCGGCGTCGAGATCCCGGACGATGCAGCTGACTCGATCCTGACGGTCGGCGACGCCGTCAAGTTCATCGAGAAGGCCCAGGCCTGA
- the pdxA gene encoding 4-hydroxythreonine-4-phosphate dehydrogenase PdxA: MTTTNIPPLALTMGDPAGIGPDITLALWSARHRLSLPPFLFIGDAAVLRARAHVLGLDIALVAAQPETAEAIFAEAIPVLASDCAVPVVAGAPDSRNTAAITGAIETAVALTMAGRTAAVVTNPIAKAVLYDAGFGFPGHTEFLADLATKATGGDTLLPVMLLAGPKLRAVPVTIHIPLKDVPATLSEDLIVETAVITARDLCQRFGIARPRLAIAGLNPHAGESGALGLEDDAIVRPAVERLKVAGIAAIGPLPADTMFHEAARATYDVALCMYHDQALIPAKALGFDDSVNATLGLPFIRTSPDHGTAFALAGKGIAKPDSLLAALRLAAELAAHERASRETA, encoded by the coding sequence ATGACGACGACGAACATTCCTCCGCTGGCGCTCACCATGGGCGATCCGGCGGGGATCGGGCCGGATATCACGCTTGCCCTGTGGTCCGCCCGCCACCGGCTTTCGCTTCCCCCTTTCCTCTTCATCGGCGATGCCGCGGTTCTGCGCGCGCGCGCCCATGTGCTCGGCCTCGATATCGCGCTCGTCGCCGCACAGCCGGAAACGGCTGAGGCCATCTTCGCTGAGGCCATTCCGGTGCTCGCGTCCGATTGCGCCGTGCCCGTCGTGGCTGGCGCGCCCGACAGCCGCAACACCGCCGCCATCACCGGCGCCATAGAGACGGCCGTCGCCCTGACCATGGCGGGCCGCACCGCCGCCGTCGTGACCAACCCGATCGCCAAGGCGGTGCTCTACGATGCCGGCTTCGGCTTTCCCGGCCATACGGAGTTCCTCGCCGATCTCGCGACAAAGGCGACGGGCGGGGACACCCTCCTCCCCGTCATGCTGCTTGCCGGGCCGAAGCTGCGCGCCGTGCCGGTGACGATCCATATCCCGCTGAAGGACGTCCCGGCGACGCTGAGCGAAGACCTCATCGTCGAGACGGCCGTCATCACCGCGCGGGACCTGTGCCAGCGCTTCGGCATCGCCCGTCCACGCCTCGCCATTGCCGGGCTCAACCCGCATGCCGGCGAAAGCGGCGCGCTGGGGCTGGAGGACGACGCCATCGTGCGTCCCGCCGTCGAGCGGCTGAAGGTGGCCGGCATCGCGGCGATCGGCCCGCTTCCGGCCGACACGATGTTCCATGAGGCCGCCCGCGCGACCTATGACGTTGCGCTCTGCATGTATCACGACCAGGCGCTGATCCCGGCCAAGGCGCTGGGCTTCGACGATTCCGTCAATGCGACGCTGGGCCTGCCCTTTATCCGCACGTCGCCGGACCACGGCACCGCCTTCGCCCTTGCCGGCAAGGGCATCGCCAAGCCGGACAGCCTTCTCGCCGCGCTGCGGCTCGCCGCCGAGCTTGCGGCGCACGAACGCGCATCCCGGGAGACGGCGTGA
- the mltG gene encoding endolytic transglycosylase MltG: MSDTNEPGETQFGRGEASGQPRIIPKSAKEALRPEQVPEPPSRRRSRKARSQIVIFLNFVMTVVVFATLIGVGIFYYGVKSYEEQGPLKANTNFIVRAGAGTNEIAANLERNNIITDGRVFRVLSRVYLDGETLKAGEYEIKSGASMREIVELLKSGKSILYSVSVPEGLTVKQVFKRLADDPVLEGDLPQDLPVEGSLMPDTYKFSRGTKRADILHQMLDAQKSLIDQIWERRDDDLPIATREEFVTLASIVEKETGRADERSRVASVFLNRLDKGMRLQSDPTIIYGIFGGDGKPADRPIFQSDLEKQTPFNTYIIKGLPPTPIANPGRAALEAVANPSRTSDLYFVADGTGGHVFAETLDEHNQNVRRWRKLEAEKAAEAAKETEATSSQ, from the coding sequence GTGAGCGACACGAACGAACCCGGCGAGACACAGTTTGGCCGTGGCGAGGCATCCGGCCAGCCGCGCATCATTCCCAAGTCCGCCAAGGAGGCCCTCAGGCCTGAACAGGTGCCGGAACCGCCGAGCCGTCGCCGCTCGCGCAAGGCACGCAGCCAGATCGTCATCTTCCTGAATTTCGTCATGACCGTGGTGGTCTTCGCCACGCTCATCGGCGTCGGCATCTTCTACTACGGCGTGAAGAGCTACGAGGAGCAGGGGCCGCTGAAGGCCAACACGAACTTCATCGTTCGCGCCGGTGCCGGCACCAACGAGATCGCGGCCAATCTCGAGCGCAACAACATCATCACCGACGGCCGCGTCTTCCGCGTGCTCTCGCGCGTCTATCTCGACGGCGAGACGCTGAAGGCCGGCGAATACGAGATCAAGTCCGGCGCCTCGATGCGGGAGATCGTCGAGCTCCTGAAATCCGGCAAGTCCATCCTCTACAGCGTTTCCGTACCGGAAGGCCTGACGGTCAAGCAGGTGTTCAAGCGCCTTGCCGACGATCCCGTGCTTGAAGGCGACCTGCCGCAGGACCTGCCGGTCGAAGGCTCGTTGATGCCCGATACCTACAAGTTCTCGCGCGGCACCAAGCGCGCCGATATCCTGCACCAGATGCTCGACGCGCAGAAATCGCTGATCGACCAGATCTGGGAGCGGCGCGACGACGACCTGCCGATCGCCACCCGCGAGGAATTCGTGACGCTCGCCTCGATCGTCGAGAAGGAGACGGGCCGGGCGGACGAGCGTTCGCGCGTCGCCTCGGTCTTCCTGAACCGGCTCGACAAGGGCATGCGCCTGCAATCCGACCCGACCATCATCTACGGCATCTTCGGCGGCGACGGCAAACCGGCCGACCGGCCGATCTTCCAGTCGGACCTCGAAAAGCAGACGCCGTTCAACACCTATATCATCAAGGGTCTGCCGCCGACGCCGATCGCCAATCCGGGCCGTGCGGCGCTGGAAGCCGTCGCCAATCCGTCGCGCACGTCCGACCTCTACTTCGTTGCCGACGGCACGGGCGGCCACGTCTTTGCCGAGACGCTGGACGAGCACAACCAGAACGTCCGCCGCTGGCGCAAGCTGGAAGCCGAGAAGGCCGCCGAGGCCGCCAAGGAAACGGAAGCCACTAGTTCCCAGTAA
- the fabF gene encoding beta-ketoacyl-ACP synthase II, which translates to MRRVVITGTGMVSPLGCGTEVTWSRLLEGRSGAARVTTFEVDDLPAKIACSIPLGDGSDGTYNPDQWMEPKEQRKVDPFIAYAVAAADMALADAGWHPKSDDDQIATGVLIGSGIGGLEGIVEAGYTLRDKGPRRISPFFIPGRLINLASGQVSIKHKLRGPNHSVVTACSTGAHAIGDASRLIALGDADVMVAGGAESPICRISLAGFAACKALSTARNDDPTAASRPYDRDRDGFVMGEGAGIVVLEELEHAKARGAKIYAEVIGYGLSGDAFHITAPSEDGDGAFRCMTMALKRAGIPASELDYINAHGTSTMADTIELGAVERLVGDAASRISMSSTKSAIGHLLGAAGAVEAIFTALAIRDNIAPPTLNLDNPDVETAIDLVPHKARKREINVALSNSFGFGGTNASLVLKRYDA; encoded by the coding sequence ATGAGGCGTGTCGTTATCACGGGTACCGGCATGGTATCACCGCTTGGCTGTGGCACCGAAGTGACCTGGAGCCGGCTTCTGGAAGGCCGTAGCGGCGCTGCCAGGGTAACCACCTTCGAGGTCGATGACCTTCCCGCGAAGATCGCCTGTTCCATTCCGCTCGGCGACGGTTCCGATGGCACCTACAATCCCGACCAGTGGATGGAACCCAAGGAACAGCGCAAGGTCGATCCCTTCATCGCCTATGCCGTGGCCGCCGCCGACATGGCGCTTGCCGATGCCGGCTGGCATCCGAAATCCGACGACGACCAGATCGCGACCGGCGTGCTCATCGGCTCCGGCATCGGCGGTCTCGAAGGCATCGTCGAAGCCGGCTACACGCTGCGCGACAAGGGGCCGCGCCGCATTTCGCCCTTCTTCATTCCCGGCCGCCTGATCAACCTCGCCTCCGGCCAGGTTTCGATCAAGCACAAGCTGCGCGGCCCCAATCATTCCGTCGTCACGGCCTGCTCGACCGGCGCCCACGCGATCGGCGACGCGAGCCGGCTGATCGCGCTCGGCGATGCCGACGTCATGGTGGCGGGCGGCGCGGAATCGCCGATCTGCCGCATCTCGCTGGCCGGCTTTGCCGCCTGCAAGGCGCTGTCGACCGCCCGCAACGACGACCCCACCGCCGCATCCCGCCCCTATGACCGCGACCGCGACGGCTTCGTCATGGGCGAGGGCGCCGGCATCGTGGTTCTGGAAGAGCTGGAGCACGCCAAGGCGCGCGGCGCGAAGATCTACGCCGAGGTGATCGGCTACGGCCTCTCCGGCGATGCCTTCCACATCACCGCGCCTTCCGAGGACGGCGACGGCGCGTTCCGCTGCATGACCATGGCGCTGAAGCGCGCCGGCATTCCGGCGAGCGAGCTCGACTACATCAACGCGCACGGCACCTCCACCATGGCCGACACGATCGAGCTCGGCGCGGTCGAGCGCCTTGTCGGCGACGCGGCGTCCCGCATCTCCATGTCGTCCACCAAGTCGGCCATCGGCCACCTTCTGGGCGCGGCCGGCGCCGTCGAGGCGATCTTCACGGCGCTGGCGATCCGTGACAATATCGCGCCGCCGACGCTGAACCTCGACAACCCCGACGTCGAGACGGCGATCGACTTGGTGCCGCACAAGGCCCGCAAGCGCGAGATCAACGTGGCGCTGTCGAATTCGTTCGGCTTCGGCGGAACGAATGCGTCGCTGGTCCTGAAGCGCTACGACGCCTGA